DNA from Brachyspira aalborgi:
ATCTACTCCTTTTCCAAATTTCGCAACATAAGAATCATGAGCATAGCCCAATTCAAACAATGCGCTAATTCCGAAACCGTTTACCACTTGAGCCATATAACCCAACTGCGCTGAAACTCCAGCGTCAAAACCTACGCCGCCTTCTAGTGCAAGAGAATCTTTAATGTCTTTTGAAGGCATACCTATGCCAACTCCGAGTGGCACATTCAATAAAAACTCGAACCCACTTGCCGCAAATGCCGATACGCTAAAAATCATCGTCATTGCAATTGTTAGAAGAAATTTTTTAATTTTTTTCATTTTGTTATCTCCTTTTATGAAAAATTTTTTATTTATAACAAAATCGGGTTTCTTCTCTCCCGATAAGTTATCAAAGTTGATTGAAGTCAAAAAAGATTTAACTAAATTATGCAATAAAATTGAGACATTTAAAAATTTAAATGCCTTTAAAGATTTAGATATATAAAATTTAAAATTATTATTTAAGATATAATTATGGCTTTGCTTAACAAATTTACAGTATTGTTATTTATCGTAATTTTCATATCAAACTTTCCTCACCGATTTCTCGGCAAACATTTTTACAATTAAATTATACAATATTAAAAAAATTAGTCAATAGTTTATTTAAATTTTTTTCAATATTGATTAATTTAATTTAATAATATTTTATAATATTTAAAAAAATTATCAACTATTTATTTTAATTAATTTAGTAATATTTTACAACATTTAAAAATTTTTGTCAACAAAATAATTTAAATATTTATTAATTATTATAAACTATTTTTAAAAATATTTCAAGCGTTTATTTTTAAAAAATTATTTTCTGTATTTATCAAATAATTCTATAAAATCTTTTTTCTTATTTCTTGCGGCAATTCTATAAGCCGTGTTTCCGTAAATATTTCTTTGAGTTATATTCGCTCCCGATTTTAATAATTCTTCCATTATTTCGAGTGGAGTTGAAAATACTCTATATATTCCGTTATCTTCTTTATCGTATTCAAATAAAACCGCTCTTATTAAAATATTATTTCCGTTTCTGTCGGTTGCGTTAATATCCGCGCCTAATTCTATAATTTTTTTTATCGCTTCAATATCGGGATTTTCTCTTTCTATTAAATACATAAGAATAGTTTTTTCATTGCCATAATTATGAGAGTTAATGTCTGCCCCCAATTCTAATAAATTAAATATGTTATCCGTTCTATTAGTTTGTTTTGCATTATAAATAAGAGCTTCATTTAAATTAGTAGCTCCCGCGTTTACTAATTCTTTTATTATATCAATATTAGTAGCGGCGGTTATCGGATATTTTCTTTCCGCTCCTTCGTAATATCTGTAAGGTTCTATATAAGCTTTTGTATTTACATTAGCTCCGTTTTCTATAAAATATTTTACAATTTCTAAATGATTTCCTTCGCATGCAGAAACTAATGCTCCGTTAATATCTTTCGCTCCTAAATTAATAAGTTCTTTTACTATATCAAGCTGTCCGCCGATTGACGCATAAGTTAAAGCGATATCAAAATTATTAGCGCCTTCGTTAATAAATTTTTGAGCAATATCCAAATAACCTTCCATACAAGCCATATAAAAAGCAAAATCAAAATCTTTAGCGCCAAAATCAAGCAATTCTTTAACTATTTCCATATTTCCTAATTTTGCAGCATACATTAAAGAACTCATTCCATATTTATTATTGTAAATATCTAAATTATTTCCATCTCTTAAAATATTTTTAACGCTTTCAATATCATTATTTTCAATACTTTTCATTAAATCGTTATTTTGTGAAATTTGATAACCTATATAATTTTGAGAAAATAAAAAATTAGAAATAATTAAAAATAATAATATTATTCTTTTCATAAATAAAGCCTTAATTAAATAAGTAGTATTTTAATATATTATCGTAATTAAATTAATATACAAAATTAATAAAAATTAAATATATTAATATTTTTAATTATGTAGATTATTATTAAAATTAATATTTGCAATTTTTTATGTTAAATGGTAAAATTTTATTTATAATATTATAGGGGTAGCGATTTGAATTGCAATATATGTGGTAAAGAAAAAGCGGTTTTGCATATTGTTGAAACGATAGACGAAAAACGCGATAAAATTAGTGTTTGTAAAAAATGTTCTAAAGATTTTGGAATTATAGAAAAATGTTTCGAGAGTCTTGAAGATAATAATAATTTGATTTCCATATTTCCAAATCATAAATCTACTAAATTAAAAAAAATAAAAGCAAATAAAAAAAATCGTAAAGAAACTTGTAACGCTTGCGGATATTCTTTAAATGATTTCTTAAAAACTAAAACTGTAGCATGCCCAAAATGTTATAATAGTTTTGAAACTTTTGTTAAAAAAATCGTTTATAGAATTCATAATAAAAATAAACATATAGGAAATATGCCAAATAAAAAATTATCCGAAGTCGATATTGAAAAAGAGATTTTAAAACATCAAAGCGATATAGAAATTCTTAAAAGTATGGAGAAATACGAAGAGGCTAACGAGTTGAAGAAAAAGATAGAAACTTTAAGCGAAGTTTTAATATCTAAAAAAATATAAGTGAAAAAATATGTTTGCCGATAAAAATATAGCAGATTGGATATACAATAAAAGCTCTGAAGATAATATTGTTTTATATTCTAAAGTGTCGATATACAGAAATTTAGAAAATATAAGATTTCATTATCATATGGATAAATACGAAATTGATAAAGTAGATTCTATATTAAAAAAAAATATTGAAGAGTTAAATCTTAATTTAACCGAAATAAAATTAAAAAATATTGATTCTTCTAATATAAATATTCTTAAAGAAAATCTCACTCTTCCAAAAAATAGAAATTTATTAAACGCGACATTATATACGAATATGGACGAATCGACTTCTATACTTGTAAACTCAAACGAACATTGCGAAATACAAACTATAGCGAGAGGATTTGAATTAAAAGAATGTTTTAAAAAAGCTTACGATATAGAAAATAAACTTGACGAAAAAGTGGATTTTTCTTTTGATAAAAAATTAGGATATTTAACAGGCTCTCCGCAAAAAATTGGAACGGCAATGAATTTAATGGTTTCTATGGCAATTCCCGCTATTCTTTGTAAAACTCCAAATAATATAGACTATTTTATAAGCAAATTTTCAAAATTAGGTTTTGATTTATTTGTAAGAGATGAAAAAAATATTCCAATACTTAATATAACAAATAGAGTTATGATAGGAATTAAAGAAAAAGATATATTAAAAAATATGATTGATATAGTCAATGATATTTTAGACAAAGAAAAAAAAATAAGGAACAGAATTAAAAAACTTGATAAAATAAAAATTGAAGACAGAATATATAGAAGCAAAGCGATATTGTCATCTGCAAGAAAATTGACATATAGCGAAATTATAAAATATAGTTTTTGGTTAAGGGCGGGATTATATTATGATATGCCTGAAATGAAAAATATTGAACTTGATGATTTATATTATATATTATTTATAACTAAAAATAATCATCTTAAAAATTTGAATAATCAAAATAATACTCAAAATATAAATGAAATTAGAGCGAATATAATTAGAGAAATTTTTAATAATAAATAAAATTTTATAATTTTAACTATTGACATTTTTTATTAATATGCTATAATTCATTCATTAAAAAACAGGTAGGAATTTTATATGTTTAGTTTGCCACTACACTACACTACACTACACTACACTACACTACACTAACGCCTCATTATAAATTTTTTCGGCGATTTTTTCACTGCAGAAAATTATTTTATAAATCTAAATGCTTATCTTTGCATAAATTATCATTAAATTATCAAGGGAGTAAAATATGATAAATAAAATAATATTTGACATAAATTATACAATGCAAAAATTTAGAAAAATGATTTTAAGATTTGTAAATTAAATATCTAAATATTTTTCTATCTCGCCGAAAGCGATTCCCGATTTTTCTTTAACATAAATATCGACTATAGAATTTGTAAAACTTGAAGGCTCGGGATTTATCTCTATAATTTTAGCTCCCGACCTTTTAGCCAAATGCGGAATTTGAGCGGCTGGCATAACCTCTCCGCCTGTGCCAATTATAATAAATAAATCGCTTTTGTTAGCGTCATCGATTGAACTTTGAAAATCAAAAGAAGGCAATTGCTCGCCAAAAAATACAAATGCTGGTTTTAATACAGAAGAACATTTTTCGCATGTTGGCGGATTCATAGATAATATTTCTTTATTTATTTTGTATTTATTTTTGCATTTCATACAAACCGCATATTTAGCCGTTCCATGAAGTTCATAAACTATTTTGCTTCCCGCCTCTTGATGCAAATTATCTATATTTTGAGTAATTACAGAACGCATTATTCCCGCTTTTTCTAAATTAGCCAAAACTATATGAGCCTTATTCGGTTTTACATTATCAATCGGCTCGTAAAAAACTTTTTTTAAAGATTGCCAAGATTCTTTTGGATACCTTGTAAAATAAGATATTTCTGCAAATTGACTTCCATGCTTTTCCCATAAACCGTCAGGACCTCTAAAAGGCGGAACTCCACTCTCAACGCTTATTCCCGCTCCCGTGAAAGCTACGGCATATTTTGATTCTTTAATCGTTTTTGCTATTAATTTATAATCTATCATAATTTTATTATACAATATTTAAAAATTTTTGCCAGACTATATAATAAAAATTATGATAAAAAAAATTATAAAGAATTTTATAAAAAATATTTTTGAAATAATTTTTCCAAATCATTGTATAATTTGCGGGAATATGATTGAAAGCGAAAAAATAAATTATATCTGTATAGATTGTATAAATAAAAAATTAGATTATATTCATACGGACGATTATATTCGCTGTGAAAGATGCGGAAAATTATTAGAAGATAAAAATACAACTTGCGCTTGCAAATACGAAGAAATTTATTTTGACGAATGCAAATCAATGCTTTATTATAAAGATATAACGATTAATTTAATTCATAAAATGAAATTCGGACATAGATATTTAATAAGCCAAGATTTTGGAGTAATATTGTCTTTTTATTATAAAGATTATATAAAAAAATTTGACGCTATAACTTTTGTTCCTTTGGGAAAAAATAGATTTTTTGAAAGAGGATATAATCAAAGCGAATTAATAGCAAAAACGATTTCAAAAATTTTAAATATAAAATTAATCGAAAATATGATTATAAGAAAAAAAGAAACTTATCCTTTAAGTATGATAAAAGATAAAGAATTGAGAAAGAAAACTATAAAAGGCGCTTTTATTATAAATAAAAATTTCAAATTAGAAAATTCTAAAAAAATAAATATTCTTATAATAGACGATGTTTTTACAACGGGAACTACTTTAAATGAAATATCTTTTGAAATTAGAAAAATAGAAAATATTGATAAAATAGGAGTTTTAACTGTCGCTAGAGTTAATTGATTAATATTTTAAATTACGAAAGACTACATATAAAAGCGGATTTTATGAAATGTTATATATACTCAATCTTTATATTTCAAAATGGATATTTAGACGAAAACATTTTTTAGAATTTTTTAAATGAAATATAATATAAAAGACGGTTTTATAACTATATTTATACAATTTGTAAAAATAGAATTTAATTGGAGATGGCGGGACTCGAACCCGCGTCCTACGAAGCGCCCCATATTCGTCTACATAGCGTATCTTATCTTTAAAGTTTCGCCTAACGGCTATAAGATAAGCAGAAAAACCGTAAGACTAGTTTGATTATACATGTATTCAAGTTCAAACTGCGCTCGATACAAGTTCTATGTGTTTCAACGCCGATAAAATAACCCATAGACAAATCATAAAATCAGCGACAGCCTCAATCAGGCTGCAATTGCATATTCGTCTGCAATTATAATTTTAGTATGATATTAACGCGCATACACCTAGCGCGACTATGCAAAATATGACTCAACCATCGCAGTCGAATCCAGAGCATCCCCTTTCAAAGAACGATATATCTATATAATACGAAATTTTTTATAATTGTCAAGAACTTTTTTATTTATATTTATTATCGATTTTTTAAATATAAATATTAGGCATAAGTAAAAAATTTAAAAAAATAATTCCGAAAATATGATATAATGATTTTATAAGTTAAGGAAAAGATAAATGAAGATTAAAAAGTCTAACAGAAAAAAAGGATTAATGAATAAATTTTTAGTTCCGTTTGCCGTATTTTTAGGAATAGTAGTTATATGTATGTATATTATTTATAGAC
Protein-coding regions in this window:
- a CDS encoding guanido phosphotransferase, which produces MFADKNIADWIYNKSSEDNIVLYSKVSIYRNLENIRFHYHMDKYEIDKVDSILKKNIEELNLNLTEIKLKNIDSSNINILKENLTLPKNRNLLNATLYTNMDESTSILVNSNEHCEIQTIARGFELKECFKKAYDIENKLDEKVDFSFDKKLGYLTGSPQKIGTAMNLMVSMAIPAILCKTPNNIDYFISKFSKLGFDLFVRDEKNIPILNITNRVMIGIKEKDILKNMIDIVNDILDKEKKIRNRIKKLDKIKIEDRIYRSKAILSSARKLTYSEIIKYSFWLRAGLYYDMPEMKNIELDDLYYILFITKNNHLKNLNNQNNTQNINEIRANIIREIFNNK
- a CDS encoding NAD-dependent deacylase, which produces MIDYKLIAKTIKESKYAVAFTGAGISVESGVPPFRGPDGLWEKHGSQFAEISYFTRYPKESWQSLKKVFYEPIDNVKPNKAHIVLANLEKAGIMRSVITQNIDNLHQEAGSKIVYELHGTAKYAVCMKCKNKYKINKEILSMNPPTCEKCSSVLKPAFVFFGEQLPSFDFQSSIDDANKSDLFIIIGTGGEVMPAAQIPHLAKRSGAKIIEINPEPSSFTNSIVDIYVKEKSGIAFGEIEKYLDI
- a CDS encoding ComF family protein: MIKKIIKNFIKNIFEIIFPNHCIICGNMIESEKINYICIDCINKKLDYIHTDDYIRCERCGKLLEDKNTTCACKYEEIYFDECKSMLYYKDITINLIHKMKFGHRYLISQDFGVILSFYYKDYIKKFDAITFVPLGKNRFFERGYNQSELIAKTISKILNIKLIENMIIRKKETYPLSMIKDKELRKKTIKGAFIINKNFKLENSKKINILIIDDVFTTGTTLNEISFEIRKIENIDKIGVLTVARVN
- a CDS encoding ankyrin repeat domain-containing protein; translation: MKRIILLFLIISNFLFSQNYIGYQISQNNDLMKSIENNDIESVKNILRDGNNLDIYNNKYGMSSLMYAAKLGNMEIVKELLDFGAKDFDFAFYMACMEGYLDIAQKFINEGANNFDIALTYASIGGQLDIVKELINLGAKDINGALVSACEGNHLEIVKYFIENGANVNTKAYIEPYRYYEGAERKYPITAATNIDIIKELVNAGATNLNEALIYNAKQTNRTDNIFNLLELGADINSHNYGNEKTILMYLIERENPDIEAIKKIIELGADINATDRNGNNILIRAVLFEYDKEDNGIYRVFSTPLEIMEELLKSGANITQRNIYGNTAYRIAARNKKKDFIELFDKYRK
- a CDS encoding excinuclease ABC subunit B — protein: MNCNICGKEKAVLHIVETIDEKRDKISVCKKCSKDFGIIEKCFESLEDNNNLISIFPNHKSTKLKKIKANKKNRKETCNACGYSLNDFLKTKTVACPKCYNSFETFVKKIVYRIHNKNKHIGNMPNKKLSEVDIEKEILKHQSDIEILKSMEKYEEANELKKKIETLSEVLISKKI